In one Vibrio sp. CB1-14 genomic region, the following are encoded:
- a CDS encoding iron-containing alcohol dehydrogenase has protein sequence MAFTLALPKINISGEHAINELVGHLVSKDVGDGFVIADNALKELGLLEPLITALKESNLSFTCFTDTVPNPTVEVVDKAYQAYKKSGANYIIGFGGGSAIDTAKAVKILTANPQPITLYTGVNNVKNQGVPLFAINTTAGTAAEVTSNAVITDERNKVKCVIIDSNIIPDISVNDPSIMVGLPADVTAATGMDALTHAIEAYVSVGAHTLTDHSALESVRVISQYLPHAVEDGSNIEAREKMALGQFLAGMAFNSAGLGMVHAMAHPAGAHKNLPHGVCNAILLPLVCEFNRPHKIEKFAKLAVALGCNTDGMSEEQASLEAVKAIRELSSRVGIPAGFGQLGVTEEDVKAWVDSALADPCAGGNPVSMTPDEVLALYMKSLG, from the coding sequence ATGGCTTTTACTTTGGCACTACCAAAAATTAATATTTCAGGGGAACATGCGATCAATGAATTGGTTGGTCATCTAGTCTCGAAAGATGTTGGAGACGGCTTCGTTATCGCGGACAATGCGTTGAAGGAACTGGGTTTACTTGAGCCGCTGATTACTGCTCTTAAAGAGTCCAACTTATCGTTCACTTGCTTCACCGATACCGTTCCAAACCCTACTGTCGAAGTGGTTGATAAAGCGTATCAAGCCTACAAAAAGTCCGGTGCCAACTACATTATTGGTTTTGGCGGAGGTAGCGCTATTGATACCGCGAAGGCGGTAAAAATCCTGACTGCAAATCCACAACCCATCACTCTTTATACAGGGGTGAACAATGTAAAGAATCAAGGTGTACCGTTATTTGCTATCAATACTACCGCAGGCACGGCTGCAGAGGTGACCAGTAATGCTGTCATTACTGATGAAAGGAACAAAGTAAAGTGCGTTATTATTGATAGTAATATTATTCCGGATATCTCGGTGAATGATCCTAGCATTATGGTTGGCTTACCCGCGGATGTTACGGCAGCAACGGGTATGGATGCTCTGACGCATGCTATTGAAGCTTACGTTTCAGTGGGAGCACACACCTTAACCGACCACTCTGCGTTAGAGTCTGTTCGCGTGATTAGCCAGTACTTACCTCATGCCGTCGAGGATGGCTCAAATATCGAAGCGCGAGAGAAAATGGCATTAGGCCAGTTCCTAGCGGGTATGGCATTCAATAGTGCTGGATTGGGGATGGTTCATGCCATGGCACACCCTGCAGGCGCACATAAGAACCTACCGCACGGGGTCTGCAACGCGATTCTCTTACCATTAGTGTGTGAGTTTAACCGGCCACATAAAATAGAGAAGTTTGCTAAGCTGGCTGTTGCCCTAGGGTGCAACACTGATGGGATGTCTGAAGAGCAGGCGAGTCTTGAAGCTGTGAAGGCTATACGTGAACTCAGCTCGCGTGTTGGAATTCCCGCTGGGTTTGGCCAGTTAGGTGTCACAGAAGAAGACGTAAAAGCCTGGGTGGATAGTGCATTGGCAGACCCATGCGCAGG
- a CDS encoding sulfite exporter TauE/SafE family protein, whose protein sequence is MPFYELLTNVWSADAVVLKLILGSIFGLCLGLTGVGGGVLLIPMLQLFCGMSPVLAVGTASMISAMVKINASLVHIKARNVSWNKIALLFVGAVPVTLMVTQLVVYFSTHPFYSQRTEQMVAWLVTTVMVGSLISVFSKFKSSSKVKQGMTSEPKTNTKKAIVSGMFCGSVLGSTGVGGGVLLLPVLNNVLHVDIKKAVGSSVVLALCLSAIAAAGYAKGGQSDIHTAILFFIGSFLGVPVAAHLMKRMSERHVYSATMIVILVSLIAYLTL, encoded by the coding sequence ATGCCATTCTATGAGCTGTTGACGAACGTGTGGTCTGCGGATGCAGTGGTATTGAAGCTGATTTTGGGAAGCATATTTGGTTTGTGTTTGGGACTAACGGGGGTTGGCGGAGGCGTGCTGTTAATACCCATGTTGCAGTTATTTTGTGGCATGTCTCCGGTGTTGGCGGTCGGCACCGCAAGTATGATTTCAGCGATGGTAAAAATCAACGCTTCCCTAGTACACATAAAAGCTCGTAACGTATCTTGGAACAAGATAGCGCTACTTTTTGTTGGAGCGGTTCCGGTTACCTTGATGGTTACTCAGTTAGTCGTTTACTTCAGCACACATCCGTTTTACTCACAAAGGACAGAGCAGATGGTTGCTTGGCTGGTGACTACTGTGATGGTTGGTTCCTTGATTTCTGTGTTCTCTAAATTCAAAAGCTCGTCTAAGGTCAAGCAGGGCATGACTTCTGAACCTAAAACGAACACTAAAAAGGCGATTGTATCTGGTATGTTTTGTGGCTCCGTTTTGGGCTCAACAGGCGTTGGTGGGGGCGTTTTGCTTCTCCCTGTCCTCAACAATGTGCTGCATGTGGATATTAAGAAAGCTGTTGGCTCTTCGGTAGTGTTGGCACTGTGTCTATCTGCCATTGCAGCAGCAGGGTATGCAAAAGGTGGGCAGTCAGATATTCATACAGCAATCCTGTTTTTTATCGGTTCATTTCTCGGTGTTCCTGTCGCTGCTCATTTGATGAAACGTATGTCTGAACGCCACGTTTATTCAGCGACCATGATCGTTATTTTGGTCAGTTTGATTGCGTATCTCACGCTTTAG
- a CDS encoding Crp/Fnr family transcriptional regulator: MTIPIPTSLKEMTNRITVGKREAVYFSQDKASGFYRVESGFIGLYQVAETGKESLLRLYGKGSYFGYRSLFTYQRYPATARAMEDSVISRVNVHSFEDLQHLSPSLTKALTTEVCQELGEAERRLVQFSAFNAKNRIIDAIQHFFAHYPHYPWTYREISEYSATDVTTVIRFCKLLKQSGVLCKHHRNPHPLDLSKLRSTHWMSKENVE; encoded by the coding sequence ATGACGATACCAATACCAACATCACTAAAAGAGATGACCAATAGAATCACCGTTGGCAAGCGAGAAGCCGTCTACTTTAGTCAAGATAAGGCATCTGGGTTTTATCGCGTTGAAAGTGGATTTATCGGGCTTTACCAGGTAGCAGAAACCGGAAAAGAATCGTTACTAAGATTGTATGGAAAGGGCTCGTATTTTGGGTATCGGTCTCTATTTACCTATCAGCGCTATCCCGCAACGGCAAGGGCAATGGAAGACAGTGTTATCAGTCGGGTGAATGTCCACTCTTTTGAAGACTTGCAACACCTATCCCCCTCACTGACCAAAGCCCTCACAACCGAGGTGTGTCAAGAGTTGGGCGAAGCCGAGCGACGTCTCGTTCAATTTAGTGCTTTCAACGCTAAAAACAGAATCATCGATGCGATACAGCATTTCTTTGCGCACTATCCCCACTATCCTTGGACCTATCGCGAAATTAGCGAATACAGTGCTACCGACGTCACGACGGTGATTCGGTTTTGTAAGTTACTCAAACAATCCGGTGTGCTTTGCAAACACCATCGCAACCCCCACCCGCTCGATCTATCAAAACTGAGGAGCACTCATTGGATGTCCAAGGAAAACGTTGAATGA
- a CDS encoding YidH family protein: MKKPCPKKSPWREEGNAPDYRFSLANERTYLAWIRTSLALLAGAIALDQLTPELSNPLVRLLLSCFLCLCSGAVGIYAYRRWSRNEQAMRLNQELQYTSNMKIISTTILVLTFIIALAITL, from the coding sequence ATGAAAAAGCCCTGTCCTAAGAAGTCACCATGGCGTGAAGAGGGGAACGCACCTGATTATCGTTTCTCACTTGCCAACGAAAGAACCTATCTGGCGTGGATTAGAACATCGCTTGCCTTGTTAGCCGGTGCTATTGCTCTTGACCAACTTACACCAGAGCTTTCAAACCCATTAGTGCGGCTGCTGCTTTCTTGTTTCCTGTGTCTCTGCTCAGGCGCGGTTGGGATCTATGCTTACCGACGATGGTCTCGCAACGAACAGGCGATGAGGTTAAACCAAGAGCTCCAATACACATCGAACATGAAGATAATTAGTACCACCATTTTGGTGCTTACTTTCATCATCGCGTTGGCCATCACTCTATGA
- a CDS encoding DUF202 domain-containing protein, with amino-acid sequence MSAVNGLQLERTVLSWLRTQLVLFAIGVALIKVSLTHDATLIYLCGATAMLVAIMCSLSHARMIKFFTSIIIMLIAAAYALTMLSDAFS; translated from the coding sequence ATGAGTGCGGTAAATGGTCTGCAGTTAGAACGCACTGTCTTGTCATGGCTGCGGACACAGTTGGTTCTATTTGCCATCGGTGTGGCATTGATAAAGGTGTCGCTCACTCATGATGCCACTCTCATTTATCTATGTGGTGCAACGGCAATGCTGGTTGCCATCATGTGTTCTCTCTCCCACGCGAGAATGATCAAGTTTTTTACTTCAATAATAATAATGCTGATAGCAGCAGCCTACGCCCTAACTATGCTATCTGATGCCTTTTCATAG
- a CDS encoding anaerobic sulfatase maturase, with protein MNQISNCHVMAKPSGSVCNIDCDYCFYLEKEKLYPDRQKNWRMDEETLEVFIQQYIDAQQGDTVQFAWQGGEPTLLGVDFYRTVVQLCERYRGNKKISHGFQTNGILINDEWCELFKQNDFLIGVSIDGPEDLHDAYRTNTSGKGTHRKVVDAIELLKKYGVEFNTLTVVNDKNVKHPLKVYQYLKSIGSNFIQFIPLVERQESDQQTNDTWLVNPDQKDGKVTPWSVQPDEYGQFLNTIFDYWVTKDVGRVFVQQFDTTLTTWLGQSSPICVFSPRCGHAFAIEANGDLFQCDHYVYPEYKLGNIHDRTIKSMNNSEEAINFGLNKSKQLNSKCLSCRYRFACHGGCPKHRFLPGPTGELDHNYLCQGYFSFFDHSQHAMAYMAKLIKSGQSPAKIMDQFSSNTMERVGSNDACPCGSGKKYKRCCA; from the coding sequence ATGAACCAAATTTCCAACTGTCATGTGATGGCCAAACCGTCTGGTTCGGTATGTAATATCGACTGTGACTACTGCTTTTACCTAGAGAAAGAGAAACTCTACCCTGATAGGCAAAAGAACTGGCGCATGGATGAGGAAACGCTTGAGGTGTTTATTCAGCAATACATCGATGCGCAGCAGGGCGATACCGTTCAATTTGCCTGGCAAGGAGGAGAGCCAACACTACTCGGTGTGGACTTTTATCGCACCGTAGTTCAATTGTGCGAACGTTATCGGGGCAACAAAAAGATCTCACACGGTTTTCAAACTAATGGGATTTTGATCAACGACGAATGGTGTGAGCTGTTCAAACAAAACGACTTTTTGATTGGTGTTTCTATTGATGGGCCAGAGGACCTTCATGATGCATATCGCACCAACACGAGCGGCAAAGGTACCCATCGCAAAGTTGTCGATGCGATCGAGTTATTAAAAAAATATGGTGTCGAATTTAATACCCTTACCGTCGTCAACGATAAGAACGTCAAACACCCACTTAAGGTCTACCAATACTTAAAAAGCATTGGATCGAACTTCATTCAGTTCATTCCTCTGGTAGAGCGACAAGAATCCGACCAGCAGACAAACGATACCTGGTTAGTTAACCCAGATCAAAAAGATGGCAAGGTCACGCCTTGGTCAGTCCAACCCGATGAGTACGGTCAATTCCTAAATACCATCTTCGATTACTGGGTCACCAAAGATGTAGGACGAGTATTTGTTCAGCAATTTGATACCACTTTAACGACCTGGCTTGGACAGTCGAGCCCAATATGTGTATTTTCGCCAAGGTGCGGGCATGCATTTGCCATCGAGGCGAATGGTGACCTATTTCAATGTGACCACTACGTCTATCCAGAATATAAACTTGGCAATATCCACGACCGTACAATCAAGTCGATGAACAATAGCGAAGAAGCGATTAATTTCGGACTCAACAAATCTAAACAACTGAATAGTAAGTGTCTGTCATGCCGATATCGATTCGCATGCCATGGTGGTTGCCCGAAACATCGCTTTTTGCCAGGACCAACAGGTGAACTCGACCATAACTATTTATGTCAAGGATACTTTAGCTTCTTCGACCATTCTCAGCATGCGATGGCTTACATGGCAAAGCTGATCAAAAGTGGCCAATCACCAGCCAAGATTATGGATCAGTTCTCGAGTAACACTATGGAAAGGGTGGGTAGCAATGACGCCTGTCCATGTGGCAGCGGGAAGAAATATAAGCGCTGTTGTGCGTAA
- a CDS encoding sulfatase-like hydrolase/transferase, giving the protein MNKPNIIVIFSDQQRWDTLGCYGQELPVTPNLDELARDGVMFENAFTVNPVCGPTRSTMQTGLYPTETGCFRNDIILPQGQKTVAHFLSDEGYSVGYVGKWHLASNNTAHEGFVVAAPTESSGETIDNCFTAIPKQYRGGYKDFWVASDILEGTSHGYGGHMFDIDGNKVSWDEDVYRADFLTDLTTDYIGNYQEEKPFFLFLSYLEPHHQNDRKTYEGSHGSQEKWSNFKVPGDLEPFVDGDWAEEYPDYLGCCNNLDQNVGKIRQAVKDKGLDDNTVIIYLSDHGSHFKTRNSEYKRSCHDSSIRIPFVIYDPRAKAGQVIDDHASIIDVVPTLLKAAGINVPSYMQGQPLQDLYIDNAKKDNVSFIQISESQIGRAIRTDTWTYSVSAPDQSGLIEKESAVYQEEFLYNLVDDPNQLENLVANEDLKPVKEKLRQLLLDEIYRIEGTAPEILEV; this is encoded by the coding sequence ATGAACAAGCCGAACATCATTGTAATTTTTAGCGATCAACAGCGTTGGGATACGTTAGGTTGTTACGGTCAGGAATTGCCGGTGACCCCAAATCTCGATGAGCTTGCACGCGATGGTGTCATGTTCGAGAACGCATTTACAGTTAACCCTGTATGTGGCCCTACACGTTCGACAATGCAAACGGGGCTATATCCAACCGAAACAGGTTGCTTTCGAAATGACATTATTCTCCCTCAAGGTCAAAAAACCGTGGCTCACTTTCTTTCTGACGAGGGATACAGCGTCGGTTACGTAGGTAAGTGGCACCTAGCGTCAAACAACACTGCTCATGAAGGCTTTGTTGTAGCGGCACCAACAGAGAGTTCAGGTGAAACGATCGATAACTGTTTCACAGCAATACCAAAACAATATCGCGGTGGTTATAAAGACTTCTGGGTTGCATCAGATATCCTTGAGGGCACTTCACATGGCTACGGTGGACACATGTTCGACATCGATGGCAACAAAGTAAGTTGGGATGAAGATGTTTATCGTGCTGACTTTTTGACTGACTTGACTACAGATTACATCGGTAATTACCAAGAAGAGAAGCCGTTCTTCTTATTCTTGTCTTACCTAGAGCCGCATCATCAGAATGATCGTAAAACCTACGAAGGCTCACATGGGTCGCAAGAAAAATGGAGCAACTTTAAGGTGCCTGGTGATCTTGAACCATTTGTTGATGGAGATTGGGCTGAGGAGTATCCAGACTATCTAGGGTGTTGCAACAACCTAGACCAAAACGTGGGTAAAATCCGCCAAGCGGTGAAAGATAAAGGATTAGATGACAACACGGTCATCATCTATCTGAGTGATCACGGCTCTCACTTCAAGACACGTAACAGTGAATACAAGCGCTCATGCCATGACTCTTCGATCCGTATTCCATTCGTGATCTACGATCCACGAGCGAAAGCGGGTCAGGTGATTGACGATCACGCGAGTATTATCGATGTTGTTCCGACTCTGCTTAAGGCGGCTGGCATCAATGTACCGAGCTACATGCAAGGTCAACCGCTGCAAGATTTGTACATTGATAATGCCAAGAAAGACAATGTGAGCTTCATTCAGATCAGTGAGTCACAAATTGGCCGTGCCATTCGTACTGACACATGGACATACTCGGTATCGGCTCCGGACCAAAGTGGCTTGATTGAGAAAGAAAGTGCGGTTTATCAAGAAGAGTTCTTATACAACCTCGTAGACGATCCTAATCAGTTAGAAAACCTAGTTGCTAACGAGGATTTGAAACCGGTTAAAGAGAAGCTTAGACAACTTCTTCTTGACGAGATCTATCGCATCGAAGGAACGGCCCCCGAAATTCTAGAAGTCTAG
- the rhaM gene encoding L-rhamnose mutarotase, producing MIRKAFKLKVNPGQFEEYKKRHDNVFPELVAVLKEAGANNYSIFLDQETGCLFGYVELESLEKWNCVSKTEACQEWWRYMEDIMETNPDSSPKSTELTEMFYLA from the coding sequence GTGATTAGAAAAGCGTTTAAACTCAAAGTTAATCCCGGTCAGTTTGAAGAATACAAAAAACGTCATGATAACGTTTTTCCTGAGTTAGTCGCGGTGCTTAAAGAAGCGGGAGCAAACAACTACTCTATCTTTCTAGATCAGGAGACCGGTTGTCTGTTTGGCTATGTCGAGTTAGAATCCTTAGAAAAATGGAACTGCGTTTCAAAAACTGAAGCTTGTCAGGAATGGTGGCGTTATATGGAAGATATCATGGAGACGAATCCTGATAGCAGCCCAAAATCGACAGAGTTAACAGAGATGTTTTATTTAGCGTAA
- the rhaD gene encoding rhamnulose-1-phosphate aldolase, which translates to MDKLAFIQEFKKTTHDAWLKGWHERNGGNLSYRLTESEVEQARPFFDEASQWADIGVTVANLANEYFIVTGSGKYFRNVEVCIEENAGIIQVSEDGTQYRTLWGLINNAKPTSELPAHLMNHSVKYDETGGAHRVVMHSHTTNLIALTFVLPLEAETFTRELWEMATECPVVFPAGVGIVPWMVPGGRAIAEYTSELMKTFDVAIWAHHGTFCSAEDLSLAFGLMDTAEKAAEILVKVLAMGGKRQTIQPQEFKELESAFNVTLNEKALA; encoded by the coding sequence ATGGATAAGTTAGCATTTATACAAGAGTTTAAAAAAACGACCCACGATGCATGGCTAAAAGGGTGGCATGAGCGTAATGGTGGCAACTTGTCCTACCGTTTAACGGAATCCGAAGTCGAACAGGCTCGTCCATTTTTTGATGAGGCATCGCAATGGGCGGACATCGGTGTGACGGTCGCGAATCTGGCCAATGAATACTTTATCGTCACAGGTAGCGGTAAGTACTTTCGAAACGTAGAAGTGTGTATTGAAGAGAATGCGGGAATCATCCAAGTATCAGAAGATGGTACTCAGTACAGAACTCTCTGGGGGCTTATTAACAACGCGAAGCCAACGAGTGAGCTACCTGCGCATCTTATGAACCACTCAGTCAAATATGATGAAACGGGTGGTGCGCATCGAGTCGTGATGCACTCTCATACAACAAACTTAATCGCACTTACCTTTGTCTTGCCACTTGAAGCTGAGACATTTACTCGCGAATTGTGGGAAATGGCGACCGAGTGTCCGGTAGTATTCCCTGCTGGCGTGGGGATTGTTCCTTGGATGGTACCCGGTGGCCGCGCCATCGCAGAGTACACGAGTGAGTTGATGAAAACGTTCGATGTCGCTATTTGGGCTCACCATGGCACGTTCTGTTCTGCAGAAGACCTAAGCCTTGCGTTTGGCTTGATGGATACGGCAGAGAAGGCCGCTGAGATACTCGTTAAAGTTCTTGCTATGGGTGGTAAACGACAGACTATTCAACCCCAAGAATTCAAAGAACTAGAGTCTGCATTCAACGTAACGTTGAATGAAAAAGCATTGGCGTGA
- a CDS encoding L-rhamnose isomerase, whose product MEQSLKDRYELSKSLYAKWGIDVDAALEKLKDVKVSIHCWQGDDVTGFEEAAHELSGGISATGSYPGKATNAQELRADLDKALSLIPGKHKINLHALYAETHGVAVDRDELKPEHFAGWVEWAKERDLGLDFNPSLFSHPNASEGLTLSHPDKEIRDFWIKHCIASRKIGEYFGKELDQTCLTNIWIPDGYKDTPSNRLEPRQRLKESLDEIFAVDVDEQFNKDSVESKVFGIGVESYTVGSHEFYMGYAIANNKLCLLDNGHYHPTESVADKISSMLLYQDELALHVTRPVRWDSDHVVTLNDEVREIAKELVRTDSLDNVYLGLDFFDASINRVAAWVLGTRNMQKALLEAMLMPHDKLTELQNEGDFTQRLVLMEELKTYPMGDIWNYFCESNDVPANEDWFRAVELYEQDVLFKRGK is encoded by the coding sequence ATGGAACAGAGTTTAAAAGATAGATACGAACTGAGTAAATCACTTTACGCTAAATGGGGCATTGATGTTGATGCTGCGCTCGAGAAATTGAAGGACGTTAAAGTCTCTATTCACTGTTGGCAGGGCGACGATGTTACGGGTTTCGAGGAAGCGGCTCATGAACTGTCTGGTGGTATCTCCGCCACTGGTAGTTACCCTGGTAAAGCGACGAATGCTCAAGAGCTACGTGCAGACTTAGACAAGGCACTGAGCCTTATCCCTGGTAAGCATAAAATTAACCTCCATGCCTTATATGCAGAGACACATGGTGTGGCAGTTGATCGCGATGAGTTAAAGCCAGAGCACTTTGCAGGCTGGGTTGAATGGGCGAAAGAGCGCGACCTCGGCTTGGACTTTAACCCAAGCCTGTTCTCTCACCCAAATGCGAGTGAAGGTTTGACGCTGTCTCACCCTGATAAAGAGATCCGTGATTTTTGGATTAAGCACTGTATTGCTTCTCGTAAAATTGGCGAATACTTCGGTAAGGAGTTAGATCAAACTTGTCTAACGAATATCTGGATTCCAGACGGTTATAAAGATACCCCAAGCAATCGTTTGGAACCGCGCCAGCGCCTAAAAGAATCACTTGATGAGATCTTCGCAGTAGACGTTGACGAACAGTTCAACAAGGATTCTGTAGAGTCAAAGGTATTCGGTATCGGTGTTGAATCATACACGGTTGGTTCGCACGAGTTTTATATGGGGTACGCGATTGCGAACAATAAACTTTGCTTGTTAGATAATGGCCACTACCACCCGACGGAGTCAGTTGCTGACAAGATTTCATCTATGCTGCTTTATCAAGACGAGCTTGCTTTGCATGTGACTCGCCCTGTTCGTTGGGACAGTGATCATGTCGTAACGCTAAACGATGAAGTTAGAGAAATTGCAAAAGAGCTGGTTCGTACTGATAGCTTGGATAACGTTTACCTCGGCCTAGATTTCTTTGATGCCAGCATCAACCGCGTAGCTGCTTGGGTATTGGGCACACGCAATATGCAAAAAGCACTGCTTGAAGCCATGCTTATGCCGCATGACAAGTTGACCGAGTTACAAAATGAAGGTGACTTCACTCAGCGTCTAGTTCTAATGGAAGAGCTAAAAACCTACCCAATGGGTGATATTTGGAACTACTTCTGTGAGTCAAACGATGTACCAGCAAACGAAGATTGGTTTAGAGCGGTCGAACTATACGAGCAAGACGTTTTGTTTAAGCGAGGCAAATAA